AGGCCCATATCGAGCTGATCGCTTCCGAGAACTACGCAAGCCCTCGGGTGATGGAAGCCCAGGGCAGCCAGTTGACCAACAAGTACGCAGAAGGCTATCCCGGCAAGCGGTATTACGGCGGCTGTGAGTACGTTGATGTCGTCGAGCAGCTGGCCATCGATTATGCCAAGGAGCTGTTCGGCGCCACCTACGCCAACGTCCAGCCCCACTCCGGCTCCCAGGCCAACGGCGCCGTTTTCCAGGCGTTGGTCAAGCCCGGCGACACCGTGCTCGGCATGAGCCTCGACGCCGGTGGCCACCTTACCCATGGCGCCAAGCCCAACTTCTCCGGCAAGCACTACAACGCCGTGCAGTATGGCATCGACGAGAGCGGTCGTATTGACTACGCCGAGGTGGCCAAGCTCGCCCGCGAGCACCGGCCGAAGATGATCATCGCCGGCTTCTCCGCCTACTCCCAGGTAATCGACTGGGCCAAGTTTCGCGAGATTGCCGACGAGGTGGGCGCCTACCTGCTGGTCGACATGGCCCACGTGGCCGGCCTGGTGGCTGCCGGTGTCTACCCGACTCCGCTGCCCCACGCCCACGTGGTGACCACCACCACCCACAAGACCCTGCGTGGCCCGCGTGGCGGCCTGATCCTCTCCAGCGAGGGTGACGAGGCCATGGAGAAGAAGCTGCAGTCCGCAGTCTTCCCGGGCATCCAGGGCGGCCCGCTGGAGCATGTCATCGCCGCCAAGGCGATCTGTTTCAAGGAAGCCATGGCCCCCGAGTTCAAGGCTTACCAGCAGCAGGTGGTCAAGAACGCCCAGACGATGGCCTCGGTGTTCCTCGAGCGCGGCTATGATGTCGTCTCCGGCGGCACCGAGGACCACCTCTTCCTGCTGTCGTTGATCAAGCAGGAGCTGACCGGCAAGGATGCGGACGCTGCCCTGGGCCGCGCCCATATCACCGTCAACAAGAACGCCGTGCCCGGTGATCCGCAGAGCCCCTTCGTCACTTCCGGCCTGCGCATCGGCACCCCGGCGGTGACCACTCGCGGCTTCGGCGAGGGCGAGTGTCGCGATCTGGCCGGCTGGATCTGCGATATCCTCGACGTGATGGCGAAGGGCGAGGATTCCGCCGCCATCGAGGCCGAGGTCAAGGCCAAGGTCGAGGCCGTCTGCGCCGAGTTCCCGGTCTACCGCTGATCACCGGTTGGCAGATGCCTGACGGCGTTTGCCTGGGATGAGAGAAGTGGAGTACGCCCCGCGCCGTGGGAACGGCGCGGGGCGTACTCGTTATGGCCACGGGTCTCGCTTAATATGGCTTGCCTTCGGTGGCGCAGCCTCGTTCCTGATCCATTATGCTGAAAGTGGTGGAAATACATCTGGTCAAGGAGTGCACCACCATGTCGACACTGACGTTTCTGGGCGCGGTGGGAGAAGTCACCGGATCTCGCTACCTGCTCGAGGTGGATGGCGAGAAGGGGCTCCACCGGCTGCTGCTGGAGTGTGGCCTTCGCCAGGGCGGGGCGGACGCCGACCGCGCCAACGAGAAGCCCTTCGGCAAGCTGGTGACGGAGCTCGAGGCGGTGGTGCTCTCCCACGGCCACCTGGATCACTCGGGCCTGCTGCCCAAGCTGGTGCGAGAGGGCTATCGAGGCCCCATCCACTGCACCCGCGGCACCCGCGACCTGTTGGAGATCATGCTCCAGGACGCGGCCTTCGTGATGGCCAAGGACATCGAGTGGGAGAACAAGTGGCGCCATCGGCACGGCAAGCCCCTGGTGGAGCCACTCTACGCTCTCGACGACGTGGTGCAGACGTTGGCCCAGTGTGTCTCCCACCCCTACGGCCAACCGGTCAACCTGCCCGGCGGCGTGACCCTGGTGTTCCGCGACGCCGGCCATATCCTCGGCTCGGCGATCGTCGAGCTCAAGGTGCCCTCCGGCGGCCAGGAGAAGCACCTGGTGTTCTCCGGCGATCTCGGTAACCCCTGTTCGGTGCTGATGAAGGATCCCGAGAAGCTCTATGAGGCCGATCTGGTACTGATGGAGAGCACCTACGGCGATCGTGACCATCGGCCCCTGGAAGAGACGATCGAGGAGTTCGCCAGCGTGCTGGAGGAGGCCCACGCCGCCGGCGGCAACGTGCTGATCCCCGCCTTCGCGGTGGGGCGCAGCCAGGAGATCCTCTACCACCTGAGCATGCTCTACCACGAGGGACGCCTGCGCCAGCAACTGGTGTTCCTCGACAGTCCCATGGCGATCAAGGTCACCGAGCTCTACCACCGGGCGCGCAAGGCGCTGGACCCCGAGGACCTCAAGGTGCTCAACAAGGCCGCCAGCGGTGACCCCGGCCAGTACCTCCCGGTGCTGCGCATGACCCGCACGGTGGAAGAATCCATGGCCATCAACCGCATCCACGGTGGGGCGATCATCATCGCCGGCGCTGGCATGTGCAACGGCGGGCGTATCGTCCACCACTTCCGCTACAACCTCGAAAGGCCCGCCACCCGCCTGGTGATCGTCGGCTTCCAGGCCGGCGGTACCATCGGCCGCCAGATCGTCGACGGCGCCGAGCATATCCGCGTCCTCGGTCAGGACCTGGCGGTCAAGGCCAAGGTGCACACCATTGGCGGTTTCTCCGCCCACGCCGGGCAGAGCCAACTGATCGGCTGGGCCGGGGCCTTCCGCAACCGTCCTCGCTTCTACCTGGTCCACGGCGAGCCCGAGACCCAGAAGGTGCTCCAGGCGGCCCTGGCCGAGAGCGAGATCGCGGCGGAGATACCGGCGTACGGCGAGCGTATCGAGCTGTAGCGCCGCGACATCCTGTCCTCTTGCCGTTGTGTCGTCCCGCGGGCAGCGTAATGGCATCGAGGAGCGGGAGGGGCAGGCATGATGAGGGTGATTCAGGCATTGACGCGCCATCTGGTGGTGGCGATTCCGGCGGCCCTGCTGCTGGGGCTGGCGTTCGGGGCCTTGGCGCCGGTGGCCTGGCTCTCGACGTTGGTGATACCGCTGACGCTGCTGATGATCTACCCGATGATGGTCAACCTGCGCCTGCGTGAGCTGCTGACGGGCGGCGATGGCCGTGCCCAGGGGCTGGCTCAACTGATCAACTTTGCTGTGATCCCCTTCGTGGCCTTCGGGCTGGGTGCCTGGTGGTTCGCGGATGCGCCTTACTTGGCGCTGGGGCTGCTGCTGGCCGCACTGCTGCCGACCAGCGGCATGACCATCTCCTGGACCGGCTTTGCCAAAGGCAACCTGCCCGCGGCGGTGAAGATGACGGTGGTCGGGTTGATCCTGGGTTCGCTGGCCACGCCGCTCTACGTGAAGTGGCTGATGGGGGCGGCGATCCCGGTGGATCTGGTGGCGGTGTTCCGCCAGATCATCCTGGTGGTGGGCATTCCCATGCTGGCCGGCCAGCTGACGCGACACCTCCTGGTCAAGCGCCATGGCGCCGAGGGCTTCCGCAAGCAGTGGGCGCCGCGCTTTCCGCCGCTCTCTACCCTGGGGGTGCTGGGGATCGTCTTCGTGGCCATGGCGCTCAAGGCCGATGACCTGCTGGCAAGCCCGGGGCTGCTGCTGCAGATCGCGCTGCCGCTGCTGATCCTCTATGCCGTCAACTACCTGCTCAGCACCCTGGTGGCCCGGGCCTGGCTGTCGCGAGGCGACGGCATCGCCCTGGTCTACGGCACGGTGATGCGCAACCTTTCCATTGCTCTGGCACTGGCGATGAACGCCTTCGGCGAGGCGGGCACCGATGCCGCCCTGCTGATCGCCCTGGCCTACATCATCCAGGTGCAGTCCGCGGCCTGGTACGTGAAGCTCACCGACCGACTGTTCGGGCCACCGGCGACGGCGTAGGCCCAGGCCCAGGCCCGCTACGGCTGCCGGCACGCGCGATCCATCCTGCCTCCATCCTGCCAGTCGTATGGCGCCTGGATCGAGGTGACTTGACCCATATCAAGGTGCGGCCAGATGCCCCATGGCAAAGCGGCCCGAGTGGACTATCCTTCAATTACGCTTAATTTGTAATTAGCTTAGAGGGTTTTGTTATGAAAATGGCGTTGAAGGATCTTCTGGCCTCGACCGCCCTGGCGGCGCTGCTCGCGGCGGGCCCGGCCCTGGCCGAGGAGGCCGCGGCCTATCGCGAGACCCAGCTGGGGCTCTACGTCAATGCCGCCGAGGCCTGGGAGCTGATGCAGGAGAACGAGCGAGCGGTGCTGATCGACGTGCGCGATCCCGTCGAGATCAAGTTCACCGGCTTCGCCGAGCCCACCGATATCCATGTGCCCTGGGTGCTCGCCGACCGCGACGGTTTCGACGCCGAGGCCAGGACCTGGCCCATGGTCAAGAACCCCGACTTCGCCGAGCAGATGCGTGCCGAACTGGAGGCGCTGGGCGTGGCCGAGGATGACCCGATCATCGTCATGTGTCGCTCCGGCTCCACCCGCAGCGCGCCTGCCGCCGACGCCATCGCCGAGATGGGCTTCAGTGAGGTCTACTCGGTCACCGATGGCTTCGAGGGGGGCAAGCTCGAGGAAGGTGACTCCAAGGGGGTGCGGGCGGTCAATGGCTGGCGTAACTCCGGACTGCCCTGGAGCTACGAGGTCGACCCCGATGTGGCCTGGCGCCCGGCGCAGTTACGACGCTGAGTCGGTTTCCTTCACTACCCAATGACAGCGAGGTGATTGTATGAGCATCAAGACGACCCTGAGTGCGGCGCTGGCCGCCGGAACCCTGGCCGCGGGCGGTGCCGCCCTGGCCGACAGCCATGGCGGCGAGGCCGAGGATGGCCAGGCCATGGACGACAAGGCGCTGATGATCCTGACCAGTGGCTCTCTGGAGACCCAGGGCATGGCGATGATCCTGGCCAACGCCATGCAGCAGCAGGGCACCGACCTGCAGCTGCTGCTCTGCGACCAGGCCGGTGACCTGGCGGTGGAGGGCTACCAGAGTGCCCAGCCGATCAACACTCCGCCGAGCAACCCCGCCGGTCAGGTGACGCCCGAGGGCATCATGCAGATGCTGATGAGCAAGGGGGCCCAGGTGGACGTCTGTGCCATCTACCTGCCCAACCGCGACTATGGTGAAGAGGCACTGCGCGAAGGGGTCGGCATCGCCGCACCGGGCCCGATCGCCGAGCTGATGCGTGATCCGGCCGTGCCGGTCTTCCATTTCTGAACCGACCCATCGAGGAGCATGACATGACAAGCAACGTGGGTGGCATCGACAAGACCCTGCGCATCGCCGTCGGCCTGCTGCTGATCGTGCTGGCCCTGACCGGCACCATCGGCGCCTGGGGCTGGATCGGCGTAGTGCCGCTGGCCACCGGTATCTTCAACTTCTGTCCGGCCTACAAGTTGCTGGGCGTCAACACCTGCAAGCTGAAGAAGAAATAGCCACTCTTGCCGAGCCGATCGGCTACGACATGCCGACGCCCGCGGCCAGCGCCGCGGGCGTCGCGTCTTGATGGCAGGCATGCCGCCCGCCACGTCTGCCGGAACGGGGGGAACACGATGCTGAGGCAGGGTGTGCCTGGCGCGCTCATATTCTAAAATAGTCTATGCTTAGAACTTAGATTGAGGTATACTGTTAGCATACCGCCACGCGATACCCGACGGAGGCTGCTCTTCCATGTCCACGACACACGTGTCCCGACCCATCGTGACCCACTTCTTCGACGCGCCCACCAACACCTTCAGCTACGTGGTGCAGGATCCCGACAGCGCGTCCTGCGCGATCCTCGACTCGGTGCTCGACTTCGACTACGCCGCCGGCCGCACCGCTGTGCGCTCCGCCGACGAGATCATCGCCTTCGTGCGCGACAACGACCTCGAGGTGGCGTGGATCCTGGAGACCCACGTGCATGC
The Halomonas sp. H10-9-1 DNA segment above includes these coding regions:
- the glyA gene encoding serine hydroxymethyltransferase, translated to MFSRDMTIAGFDDVLFDAMQKEVQRQEAHIELIASENYASPRVMEAQGSQLTNKYAEGYPGKRYYGGCEYVDVVEQLAIDYAKELFGATYANVQPHSGSQANGAVFQALVKPGDTVLGMSLDAGGHLTHGAKPNFSGKHYNAVQYGIDESGRIDYAEVAKLAREHRPKMIIAGFSAYSQVIDWAKFREIADEVGAYLLVDMAHVAGLVAAGVYPTPLPHAHVVTTTTHKTLRGPRGGLILSSEGDEAMEKKLQSAVFPGIQGGPLEHVIAAKAICFKEAMAPEFKAYQQQVVKNAQTMASVFLERGYDVVSGGTEDHLFLLSLIKQELTGKDADAALGRAHITVNKNAVPGDPQSPFVTSGLRIGTPAVTTRGFGEGECRDLAGWICDILDVMAKGEDSAAIEAEVKAKVEAVCAEFPVYR
- a CDS encoding MBL fold metallo-hydrolase, producing the protein MSTLTFLGAVGEVTGSRYLLEVDGEKGLHRLLLECGLRQGGADADRANEKPFGKLVTELEAVVLSHGHLDHSGLLPKLVREGYRGPIHCTRGTRDLLEIMLQDAAFVMAKDIEWENKWRHRHGKPLVEPLYALDDVVQTLAQCVSHPYGQPVNLPGGVTLVFRDAGHILGSAIVELKVPSGGQEKHLVFSGDLGNPCSVLMKDPEKLYEADLVLMESTYGDRDHRPLEETIEEFASVLEEAHAAGGNVLIPAFAVGRSQEILYHLSMLYHEGRLRQQLVFLDSPMAIKVTELYHRARKALDPEDLKVLNKAASGDPGQYLPVLRMTRTVEESMAINRIHGGAIIIAGAGMCNGGRIVHHFRYNLERPATRLVIVGFQAGGTIGRQIVDGAEHIRVLGQDLAVKAKVHTIGGFSAHAGQSQLIGWAGAFRNRPRFYLVHGEPETQKVLQAALAESEIAAEIPAYGERIEL
- a CDS encoding bile acid:sodium symporter — translated: MMRVIQALTRHLVVAIPAALLLGLAFGALAPVAWLSTLVIPLTLLMIYPMMVNLRLRELLTGGDGRAQGLAQLINFAVIPFVAFGLGAWWFADAPYLALGLLLAALLPTSGMTISWTGFAKGNLPAAVKMTVVGLILGSLATPLYVKWLMGAAIPVDLVAVFRQIILVVGIPMLAGQLTRHLLVKRHGAEGFRKQWAPRFPPLSTLGVLGIVFVAMALKADDLLASPGLLLQIALPLLILYAVNYLLSTLVARAWLSRGDGIALVYGTVMRNLSIALALAMNAFGEAGTDAALLIALAYIIQVQSAAWYVKLTDRLFGPPATA
- a CDS encoding rhodanese-like domain-containing protein, whose product is MALKDLLASTALAALLAAGPALAEEAAAYRETQLGLYVNAAEAWELMQENERAVLIDVRDPVEIKFTGFAEPTDIHVPWVLADRDGFDAEARTWPMVKNPDFAEQMRAELEALGVAEDDPIIVMCRSGSTRSAPAADAIAEMGFSEVYSVTDGFEGGKLEEGDSKGVRAVNGWRNSGLPWSYEVDPDVAWRPAQLRR
- a CDS encoding DUF2892 domain-containing protein; this translates as MTSNVGGIDKTLRIAVGLLLIVLALTGTIGAWGWIGVVPLATGIFNFCPAYKLLGVNTCKLKKK